The proteins below are encoded in one region of Streptomyces cyanogenus:
- a CDS encoding N-acetylglucosamine kinase, with translation MGLTAPDPLTVLAVDAGNSKTDVAVVTGAGEVLATARGGGFRPPAVGVAAALDALAEPVARAFADAGVTGVTHVSACLANADLPVEEEQLAAALHARAWGASVEVRNDTFAILRAGVTEPRGVAVVCGAGINCVGMRPDGRTARFPAIGRISGDWGGGWGLAEEALWHAARAEDGRGAPTSLARTLPAHFGLPTMYALIEALHLEHVDHARRHELAPVLFATAADGDPVARAIVARLAEEVTVMATVALTRLDLLDEQTPVLLGGSVLTAGHPQLNDTVRELLASRAPKADVRVVTASPVLGAALLGLDRLGAGAQAQERARSHWEAG, from the coding sequence GTGGGCCTGACCGCACCCGACCCGCTGACGGTTCTCGCCGTCGACGCGGGCAACAGCAAGACCGACGTGGCCGTGGTCACCGGCGCCGGCGAGGTGCTGGCCACGGCCCGCGGCGGGGGCTTCCGCCCGCCCGCGGTGGGCGTGGCCGCGGCGCTGGACGCGCTGGCGGAACCGGTGGCCCGGGCGTTCGCGGACGCCGGGGTCACCGGGGTGACCCACGTCTCGGCCTGCCTGGCCAACGCCGATCTGCCGGTGGAGGAGGAGCAGTTGGCGGCCGCGCTGCACGCGCGCGCGTGGGGGGCGTCCGTGGAGGTCCGCAACGACACCTTCGCGATCCTGCGCGCGGGCGTCACCGAGCCGCGCGGGGTGGCGGTGGTGTGCGGCGCGGGCATCAACTGCGTGGGCATGCGCCCCGACGGCCGCACCGCCCGCTTCCCGGCCATCGGCCGGATCTCCGGTGACTGGGGCGGCGGCTGGGGCCTGGCGGAGGAGGCCCTGTGGCACGCGGCCCGCGCGGAGGACGGCCGTGGCGCGCCGACCTCGCTGGCCCGCACCCTCCCCGCGCACTTCGGCCTGCCCACGATGTACGCCCTCATCGAGGCCCTGCACCTGGAGCACGTGGACCACGCGCGCCGGCACGAGCTGGCCCCGGTCCTGTTCGCCACGGCGGCGGACGGCGACCCGGTGGCCCGGGCGATCGTCGCCCGGCTCGCGGAGGAGGTCACGGTGATGGCCACGGTCGCCCTGACCCGCCTGGACCTGCTGGACGAGCAGACCCCGGTCCTCCTCGGCGGCAGCGTCCTCACCGCCGGCCACCCCCAGCTGAACGACACGGTCCGCGAGCTGCTGGCCTCGCGCGCCCCCAAGGCCGACGTCCGCGTGGTCACGGCGAGCCCGGTCCTGGGCGCGGCCCTGCTGGGCCTGGACCGGCTGGGGGCGGGGGCCCAGGCACAGGAGCGGGCGCGGTCCCACTGGGAGGCGGGCTGA
- a CDS encoding 6-phospho-beta-glucosidase: MKLTVVGGGSTYTPELVDGFARLRDTLPIEELVLVDPAADRLELVGGLARRIFARQGHTGRVVTTSDLDAGVDGADAVLLQLRVGGQAAREQDETWPLECGCIGQETTGAGGLAKALRTVPVVLDIAERVRRTNPRAWIIDFTNPVGIVTRALLQAGHRAVGLCNVAIGFQRKFAALLGTTPADVHLGHVGLNHLTWETGVRLGGPEGENVLPKLLAEHGEAIADDVRLPRPLLDRLGVVPSYYLRYYYAHDEVVRELRTKPSRASQVAAMERELLAMYGDPALDEKPALLAQRGGAYYSEAAVDLAAALLGGGGSPYQVVNTLNRGTLPFLPHDAVIEVQAAVGPAGPVPLPVPALDPLLTGLIANVTGYEELALEAALRGGRDRVFRALLAHPLIGQYAYADALTDQLVAHNREHLAWA; the protein is encoded by the coding sequence GTGAAACTCACCGTGGTCGGCGGCGGCTCGACCTACACGCCCGAACTCGTCGACGGCTTCGCCCGCCTGCGCGACACCCTGCCCATCGAGGAGCTGGTCCTGGTCGACCCGGCCGCGGACCGCCTGGAGCTGGTCGGCGGCCTGGCCCGCCGGATCTTCGCCCGGCAGGGCCACACCGGCCGGGTCGTCACCACCTCCGACCTGGACGCGGGGGTCGACGGCGCCGACGCCGTCCTGCTGCAGCTGCGCGTCGGCGGCCAGGCGGCCCGGGAGCAGGACGAGACCTGGCCGCTGGAGTGCGGCTGCATCGGCCAGGAGACCACCGGCGCCGGCGGCCTGGCCAAGGCCCTGCGTACGGTCCCGGTGGTCCTGGACATCGCCGAACGGGTCCGCCGTACCAACCCGCGCGCGTGGATCATCGACTTCACCAACCCGGTCGGCATCGTCACCCGCGCCCTGCTCCAGGCCGGGCACCGGGCGGTCGGCCTGTGCAACGTGGCCATCGGCTTCCAGCGGAAGTTCGCCGCCCTGCTGGGCACGACCCCGGCGGATGTGCACCTGGGGCATGTGGGCCTGAACCACCTCACCTGGGAAACAGGTGTGCGCCTGGGCGGTCCGGAAGGCGAGAACGTGCTGCCGAAGCTGCTGGCGGAGCACGGCGAGGCCATCGCCGACGACGTCCGCCTGCCCCGTCCCCTGCTGGACCGCCTCGGTGTGGTCCCGTCCTACTACCTGCGCTACTACTACGCGCACGACGAGGTCGTACGGGAGCTGCGCACCAAGCCCTCCCGCGCGTCCCAGGTCGCCGCCATGGAGCGGGAGCTGCTGGCGATGTACGGCGATCCGGCCCTGGACGAGAAGCCGGCCCTGCTCGCCCAGCGCGGCGGCGCCTACTACTCGGAGGCGGCCGTGGACCTGGCGGCGGCCCTGCTGGGCGGAGGCGGCAGCCCGTACCAGGTGGTGAACACGCTCAACCGGGGCACGCTGCCGTTCCTGCCCCACGACGCGGTGATCGAGGTGCAGGCGGCGGTCGGCCCGGCCGGCCCGGTCCCGCTGCCGGTCCCGGCCCTGGACCCGCTGCTCACCGGCCTGATCGCGAATGTCACGGGGTACGAGGAGCTGGCCCTGGAGGCGGCCCTGCGCGGCGGCCGCGACCGCGTCTTCCGCGCCCTGCTCGCCCACCCGCTGATCGGCCAGTACGCGTACGCCGACGCCCTCACCGACCAGCTGGTCGCACACAACCGGGAGCACCTCGCGTGGGCCTGA
- a CDS encoding ABC transporter substrate-binding protein, with protein sequence MPTAIPEVARKAAFAVTASAVLLTAACTGQSGSGATDDPSKDTTINFWHAWSAPNEVKAVKSLVAGFEHAHPNIHVNIVGNMTDDKINQALRAGGDRAPDVISSFTTNNVGRFCSSGALVDLNPFFDKSGIDPGKTFPKPMNEYTRFHGNRCTAPLLGDAYGLYYNKTAFAKAGIAHPPKTWSEFTEDAKKLTVRQGDGYKQLGFMPDYHGWESTTEHYLGQFSPTYFDKNGKSNLAEDPAFEKGFTLQKKLVDELGGFRRLEKFRATLGDEWGPKHPFHTGQVAMQLDGEWRLGMVEEAKPDFEVGVAPLPVPDDQADQYGKGYITGTVAGIAATSHKQNAAWELVKYMTTNTDAVVGFANDIHNVPSTLAALKSPKLKYDPRFKTFLDIAANPHSTTSPASVNGGVYLVTIQQLGYDYESGKLTDLKAGLKKAAAQIDTDIAQAQ encoded by the coding sequence CGACCCGTCGAAGGACACGACGATCAACTTCTGGCACGCCTGGAGCGCGCCGAACGAGGTCAAGGCCGTCAAGTCGCTGGTCGCCGGCTTCGAGCACGCCCACCCCAACATCCACGTGAACATCGTCGGCAACATGACCGACGACAAGATCAACCAGGCGCTGCGGGCCGGCGGTGACAGAGCCCCGGACGTGATCTCCTCGTTCACCACCAACAACGTGGGCAGGTTCTGCTCCTCGGGCGCGCTGGTGGACCTGAACCCGTTCTTCGACAAGTCCGGGATCGACCCGGGGAAGACGTTCCCGAAGCCGATGAACGAGTACACCCGGTTCCACGGCAACCGCTGCACGGCGCCGCTGCTCGGGGACGCGTACGGGCTCTACTACAACAAGACGGCGTTCGCCAAGGCGGGCATCGCACATCCGCCGAAGACCTGGTCCGAATTCACGGAGGACGCCAAGAAGCTGACCGTCCGCCAGGGCGACGGGTACAAGCAGCTCGGTTTCATGCCGGACTACCACGGCTGGGAGTCCACCACAGAGCACTACCTCGGCCAGTTCTCGCCGACGTACTTCGACAAGAACGGCAAGTCGAACCTCGCCGAGGACCCCGCCTTCGAAAAGGGCTTCACGCTCCAGAAGAAGCTCGTCGACGAACTCGGCGGATTCCGGCGGCTGGAGAAGTTCCGGGCCACCCTCGGCGACGAGTGGGGCCCCAAGCACCCCTTCCACACCGGCCAGGTCGCCATGCAGCTCGACGGCGAGTGGCGGCTCGGCATGGTGGAGGAGGCCAAGCCGGACTTCGAGGTCGGGGTGGCCCCGCTGCCCGTCCCGGACGACCAGGCCGACCAGTACGGCAAGGGGTACATCACCGGCACCGTCGCGGGCATCGCCGCCACCAGCCACAAGCAGAACGCGGCCTGGGAACTGGTGAAGTACATGACCACGAACACGGACGCGGTGGTCGGCTTCGCCAACGACATCCACAACGTGCCCTCCACGCTGGCCGCGCTGAAGTCCCCGAAGCTGAAGTACGACCCACGGTTCAAGACCTTCCTGGACATCGCGGCCAACCCGCACTCCACCACGTCACCCGCCTCCGTCAACGGCGGGGTGTACCTGGTGACCATCCAGCAGCTCGGCTACGACTACGAGAGCGGAAAGCTGACCGATCTGAAGGCGGGGCTGAAGAAGGCGGCCGCACAGATCGACACGGACATCGCGCAGGCCCAGTGA
- a CDS encoding carbohydrate ABC transporter permease, with translation MTHVLDQPVKLAPPVSGDERTARRRAVLEWIAVHALGVAAALFFTLPFVFVFLTSLMSDSQALSRDLVPHTWEWSNYRKVLDTPGFLTWWRNTLVYAGLGTLLTVVSSIPVAYALAKFRFRGRNLSLMLVISMMMLPPQVVVIPMYLFWAKQLDLSGTLWPLIVPMAFGDAFSIFLLRQFLMTIPNEYLDAARVDGCGDLRTLLRVVLPMAKPGIAAVALFQFFYAWNDYFGPQIYASENPGAWTLSYGLESFKGAHHTDWNLTMAATVLVMAPVILVFFFAQKAFVEGVTLTGVKG, from the coding sequence ATGACGCACGTACTGGACCAGCCCGTGAAGCTCGCGCCGCCGGTCTCCGGGGACGAACGCACCGCCCGCCGCAGGGCGGTGCTGGAGTGGATCGCCGTCCACGCGCTCGGCGTCGCCGCCGCGCTGTTCTTCACCCTGCCGTTCGTGTTCGTGTTCCTCACCTCGCTGATGAGCGACAGCCAGGCCCTCAGCCGGGACCTGGTCCCGCACACCTGGGAGTGGAGCAACTACCGGAAGGTCCTCGACACCCCCGGCTTCCTCACCTGGTGGAGGAACACGCTGGTCTACGCCGGGCTCGGCACCCTGCTGACGGTGGTGTCCTCGATCCCCGTCGCGTACGCCCTCGCCAAGTTCCGCTTCCGGGGCCGCAACCTGTCGCTCATGCTGGTGATCTCGATGATGATGCTGCCGCCGCAGGTGGTCGTCATCCCGATGTACCTCTTCTGGGCGAAACAGCTGGACCTGTCCGGCACGCTGTGGCCGCTGATCGTCCCGATGGCGTTCGGGGACGCGTTCTCCATCTTCCTGCTGCGCCAGTTCCTGATGACGATCCCGAACGAGTACCTGGACGCGGCGAGGGTCGACGGCTGCGGTGACCTGCGGACCCTGCTGCGGGTGGTGCTGCCGATGGCGAAGCCCGGCATCGCCGCCGTGGCCCTCTTCCAGTTCTTCTACGCCTGGAACGACTACTTCGGCCCGCAGATCTACGCGTCCGAGAACCCCGGCGCCTGGACCCTGTCCTACGGCCTGGAGTCCTTCAAGGGCGCCCACCACACCGACTGGAACCTCACCATGGCCGCGACCGTGCTGGTCATGGCCCCCGTGATCCTCGTGTTCTTCTTCGCCCAGAAGGCGTTCGTCGAGGGCGTCACCCTCACCGGAGTAAAGGGTTGA
- a CDS encoding carbohydrate ABC transporter permease, translating to MSAVTLASKRRRSALRTLAFMSPWLVGFAVFFAYPLVSTVYFSFMHYDGFRPPQWSGGKNWTYVFEHYPLFWPALRNTLWLVVVMVSLRVVFGLGVGLLITKIKTGTGVFRTLFYLPYLAPPVAATMAFAFLLNPGTGPVNSILEKTGLPAPGWFNDPAWSKPALTLLALWGVGDLMVIFMAALLDVPAEQYEAAELDGASAWQRFRYVTLPNISPIVMFAVVTGVIQTMQYYTQPLVAGKVASGVIQGAGTQFEPGYPDKSTLTLPQLVYNLGFQRFDYGSACVVALVLFALSMAFTALLMRRRGGLIQAGD from the coding sequence ATGAGCGCCGTCACCCTCGCGTCGAAACGCCGGCGCTCGGCCCTGCGCACGCTCGCCTTCATGTCGCCGTGGCTCGTCGGTTTCGCGGTCTTCTTCGCCTATCCGCTGGTCTCCACGGTCTATTTCTCCTTCATGCACTACGACGGGTTCCGGCCGCCGCAGTGGAGCGGCGGGAAGAACTGGACGTACGTCTTCGAGCACTACCCGCTGTTCTGGCCCGCCCTGCGCAACACGCTGTGGCTGGTCGTGGTGATGGTGAGCCTCCGGGTGGTCTTCGGGCTCGGCGTCGGCCTGCTCATCACGAAGATCAAGACCGGGACGGGCGTCTTCCGCACCCTGTTCTACCTGCCGTACCTGGCCCCGCCGGTCGCGGCGACCATGGCCTTCGCGTTCCTGCTCAACCCCGGCACCGGCCCGGTGAACTCGATCCTGGAGAAGACCGGGCTGCCGGCGCCGGGCTGGTTCAACGACCCCGCCTGGTCCAAGCCCGCGCTGACCCTGCTGGCCCTGTGGGGCGTCGGCGACCTGATGGTGATCTTCATGGCCGCGCTGCTCGACGTACCGGCCGAGCAGTACGAGGCGGCGGAGCTGGACGGCGCCTCGGCATGGCAGCGGTTCCGGTACGTGACCCTGCCGAACATCTCCCCGATCGTGATGTTCGCCGTCGTCACCGGCGTGATCCAGACCATGCAGTACTACACCCAGCCGCTGGTCGCCGGGAAGGTCGCCTCCGGCGTGATCCAGGGCGCCGGCACCCAGTTCGAGCCCGGCTACCCCGACAAGTCCACGCTCACCCTCCCCCAGCTCGTCTACAACCTCGGCTTCCAGCGCTTCGACTACGGCTCGGCGTGCGTGGTCGCGCTGGTGCTGTTCGCCCTGTCGATGGCGTTCACCGCGCTGCTGATGCGGCGCCGGGGCGGCCTGATCCAGGCAGGTGACTGA